The Candidatus Eisenbacteria bacterium genome includes a region encoding these proteins:
- the lpdA gene encoding dihydrolipoyl dehydrogenase, whose protein sequence is MEKQDLIVIGGGPGGYVAAIQAAKLGLKTAVVEEDQFGGVCVNWGCIPTKALLRNAEIYQLILRGKEWGFRIPECDVDWPAVIKRSRRIARRMATGVEFLLKQNNVSMIQGRGRLAGTREIEVTKPDGSTESIAADGIILATGAHARKLPGVDFDGERIITSKEALALEEVPKRLLIVGAGAIGVEFAQIYGDFGSEITIVEMLPELLPVEDEEISLELRRLFKKRGWKIHTGTQVTSLVRREDEVVYRMEKEGVAGEFTADMALVAIGVEGNVKDLGLEAVGIHTAKGFIKTGSFMETGVPGIYAIGDVAGPPWLAHVASHEGITAVLHFAGKDPEPADSKFVPACTYCHPPVASVGLTERQAAEQGIKTRIGRFPFRANGRSIAQGESEGFIKLIFSEADEKLIGAHILGPEAPELLAELGLAATAGTTRHELLGTIHAPPTLSEVIHEAAGEAFGEAIHI, encoded by the coding sequence ATGGAGAAGCAGGATCTTATTGTCATCGGCGGGGGCCCCGGCGGGTATGTCGCGGCGATTCAAGCCGCCAAACTCGGTTTGAAGACCGCCGTGGTTGAGGAAGATCAATTCGGGGGCGTCTGTGTCAATTGGGGCTGCATCCCCACCAAGGCGCTCTTGCGCAATGCCGAGATCTATCAACTCATTTTGCGGGGAAAGGAATGGGGATTTCGGATTCCGGAATGCGATGTCGATTGGCCGGCCGTCATCAAGAGATCCCGGAGGATTGCCCGCCGGATGGCGACCGGCGTGGAATTTTTACTAAAGCAGAACAATGTCTCCATGATTCAGGGACGGGGGCGCTTGGCCGGGACCCGGGAGATAGAAGTGACAAAGCCTGACGGATCGACGGAGTCGATCGCGGCCGACGGCATTATATTGGCGACCGGAGCGCATGCGCGAAAACTGCCGGGTGTCGATTTTGATGGGGAACGCATCATCACCAGCAAAGAGGCGCTGGCCCTCGAGGAAGTGCCCAAACGCCTGCTGATCGTCGGCGCCGGCGCCATCGGCGTCGAGTTTGCACAGATCTACGGCGATTTCGGGAGTGAGATTACCATTGTCGAGATGCTGCCTGAGCTGTTGCCGGTTGAGGATGAGGAAATCTCACTGGAATTACGGCGCCTCTTTAAGAAACGGGGATGGAAAATCCACACCGGCACACAGGTGACCTCCCTGGTCCGCCGGGAGGATGAAGTGGTCTACCGGATGGAGAAGGAAGGAGTGGCGGGCGAGTTCACGGCTGATATGGCGCTGGTCGCTATTGGTGTTGAGGGAAATGTAAAAGATCTGGGTCTCGAAGCGGTGGGGATCCACACTGCGAAGGGGTTTATCAAAACGGGATCCTTCATGGAGACAGGCGTCCCGGGGATCTATGCTATCGGAGATGTCGCCGGGCCGCCTTGGCTGGCCCATGTCGCCTCGCATGAAGGGATCACGGCCGTCTTGCATTTCGCCGGGAAAGATCCGGAACCGGCGGATTCGAAATTCGTCCCGGCCTGTACCTATTGCCATCCGCCCGTCGCCAGCGTCGGGCTGACCGAGCGGCAAGCCGCGGAGCAGGGGATCAAGACACGGATCGGGCGTTTTCCCTTCCGGGCGAATGGACGATCCATCGCTCAAGGTGAGTCGGAGGGATTTATTAAACTGATCTTCAGCGAGGCGGATGAGAAGCTGATCGGCGCGCATATATTGGGACCCGAAGCGCCGGAATTGCTGGCTGAACTTGGACTGGCGGCGACAGCGGGGACCACGCGCCATGAGCTACTGGGAACGATTCACGCGCCCCCGACACTTTCCGAAGTAATTCATGAAGCGGCGGGAGAGGCCTTTGGTGAAGCGATCCATATTTAG
- the lipB gene encoding lipoyl(octanoyl) transferase LipB, which translates to MRVALIHGLSPYRPLWALQKSLCAQRERGECEDTLLLLEHEPTITLGRSAREENVKEDRTFLRNEGFEIVKVDRGGDVTYHGPGQLTGYFIFDLKELRTNLHQFIATLEEVMIRTAACYGIRGGRVEGLTGVWVGDRKIGAIGVHIRRWISTHGIAFNVKTDLEAFSHIVPCGLSDRGVTSVADAFESPPELDEVAGRMIPIVGDLFRREPHTIEFASSIEACLDL; encoded by the coding sequence GTGCGCGTGGCGTTGATCCATGGGCTGTCTCCCTACCGGCCTCTTTGGGCGCTGCAAAAATCCCTCTGTGCCCAGCGGGAGAGGGGGGAATGCGAAGACACTCTTCTGCTCCTCGAACATGAACCGACGATCACCCTGGGTCGTTCAGCGCGGGAAGAGAACGTGAAAGAGGACCGCACCTTCCTGCGAAACGAGGGATTTGAGATCGTTAAAGTCGACCGCGGCGGGGATGTGACCTACCATGGCCCGGGGCAGCTGACCGGATATTTTATATTCGATCTCAAGGAACTCCGCACCAATCTTCATCAGTTTATTGCGACCCTGGAGGAAGTCATGATCCGCACGGCGGCCTGCTATGGGATTCGAGGGGGTCGTGTGGAGGGGTTGACCGGTGTTTGGGTCGGCGATCGTAAGATAGGGGCCATTGGAGTCCATATCAGACGATGGATTTCGACGCATGGCATTGCCTTTAATGTTAAGACGGATCTTGAAGCCTTCTCACATATCGTCCCCTGCGGTCTCAGCGACCGGGGTGTCACATCCGTGGCCGATGCTTTTGAATCACCACCGGAACTCGATGAAGTCGCCGGCCGCATGATACCCATCGTGGGTGATCTCTTTCGCAGAGAACCCCACACGATAGAGTTCGCTTCCTCGATCGAGGCGTGCCTGGACCTATAA
- the lipA gene encoding lipoyl synthase has translation MERKPGGESAKPQRRPPWLKIRLPETGGFANTRKIVSSRRLHTVCEEARCPNIGECWSAGTATFIILGDTCTRACRFCAVKTGRPGLPDPGEPARVAEAVREMGIHHAVITSVTRDDCDDGGAGPFALTVQAIRKINKECTVELLIPDFKGNPALQQIVFDAKPDVLAHNVETVPALYHTVRPQADYQRSLTLLERAAAAGLAAKSGLMLGLGETKDQVDEVLRDLRAHRCTLLTLGQYLQPTKSHLPVEQFITPDEFKEWDQRAKELGFRHCESGPLVRSSYHAERAINPSG, from the coding sequence ATGGAGCGGAAACCGGGCGGGGAGAGCGCCAAGCCGCAACGCCGTCCCCCGTGGCTGAAGATTCGCCTTCCTGAAACGGGTGGATTTGCGAACACACGAAAAATCGTATCCAGCCGCCGACTGCACACGGTCTGCGAAGAAGCCCGGTGTCCCAACATCGGTGAATGTTGGAGCGCGGGAACGGCGACCTTTATCATTTTGGGTGACACCTGCACACGCGCTTGCCGGTTTTGCGCCGTCAAGACAGGCCGGCCCGGCCTTCCCGATCCCGGGGAACCGGCCCGTGTTGCGGAGGCCGTTCGCGAAATGGGAATTCACCATGCCGTGATCACGAGTGTGACGCGGGATGATTGCGACGACGGCGGCGCAGGTCCCTTCGCCCTGACCGTACAGGCGATTCGAAAAATCAATAAGGAGTGCACCGTCGAGCTTCTCATCCCCGATTTCAAGGGAAACCCGGCGCTGCAGCAGATTGTCTTCGATGCAAAACCTGATGTGCTCGCGCACAATGTTGAAACGGTGCCCGCCCTATATCACACCGTTCGTCCGCAGGCCGACTATCAGCGGTCGTTAACACTCCTCGAGAGGGCCGCGGCGGCGGGACTCGCCGCAAAGTCGGGCCTCATGCTGGGTCTTGGGGAGACGAAGGATCAGGTCGATGAGGTCCTGCGGGATCTGCGGGCCCATCGCTGCACGCTACTGACGCTGGGACAATACCTCCAGCCGACGAAGAGCCATCTTCCAGTAGAGCAATTCATCACGCCCGATGAATTTAAAGAATGGGATCAACGCGCCAAGGAGCTTGGGTTCCGGCATTGCGAGTCCGGCCCTCTCGTTCGTTCTTCCTATCACGCGGAACGGGCGATCAACCCATCCGGCTAA
- the lexA gene encoding transcriptional repressor LexA, whose protein sequence is MKGLSPRQQDVLEMIQSTVSTEGRFPSVREIGASLGISSPATVSQHIRALLKKKFLEQRGRHYVVPDHLRDHRGIPVVGRVAAGAPITSTEHVEDWLKLESMASKASGETFAVKVMGDSMIDDGILEGDFVLVDPGSEAVNGAVVVAYLGSDQEVTVKRFYRRPGGVELRPANPAYTPLQINGGDEHFRLAGRVVGLLRRL, encoded by the coding sequence ATGAAAGGGTTGAGCCCGCGGCAACAGGATGTTCTCGAGATGATCCAGAGCACCGTTAGTACAGAGGGGCGTTTTCCATCGGTGCGGGAAATTGGGGCGTCGCTCGGAATTTCATCGCCGGCCACCGTGAGCCAACACATCCGCGCTCTGCTGAAGAAAAAATTTCTGGAGCAGCGGGGGCGGCATTATGTCGTTCCCGATCATCTCCGCGACCATCGGGGCATCCCCGTTGTCGGGCGGGTCGCCGCCGGCGCTCCGATCACTTCCACGGAGCATGTCGAGGATTGGTTGAAGCTTGAATCGATGGCGAGCAAAGCGAGCGGTGAGACCTTCGCCGTCAAGGTGATGGGAGATAGTATGATTGATGACGGGATCCTTGAAGGGGATTTCGTCCTCGTTGATCCGGGGAGTGAAGCGGTCAACGGGGCCGTCGTCGTCGCTTATCTCGGTTCCGATCAAGAGGTGACCGTAAAGAGGTTCTATCGCCGCCCTGGCGGAGTGGAACTGCGGCCTGCCAATCCCGCCTACACCCCGCTGCAAATCAACGGGGGAGATGAACACTTTCGCCTGGCCGGACGGGTTGTCGGTCTGCTCCGGCGCCTTTAA